A window of Terriglobales bacterium contains these coding sequences:
- a CDS encoding CRTAC1 family protein, giving the protein MHRYFGTAICSVLGIFFLSAVLLFSQDSAGQQSKLPGKKTLSSAPAAVEERKPEPSEPSASFPQLIDITASTGINFDHLSSPEQKYIVESMSGGVALIDYDRDGWPDIYFTNAQSVDMALAGKKARSALYHNNHDGTFTDVTEKAGVGYPCWAMGATVGDYNNDGWPDLLVTCFGGIVLYRNNGDGTFTDVTRQAGLSSDSGWATGAAFGDYDNDGYVDLFISHYVDLNLSNLPTFGSSKTCKYHGIDVQCGPRGLKGSPDNLYHNNRDGTFTDVSKKAGVDDSENRFGLTAVWADFNNDGRLDLFVTNDGQPNYLYRNDGNGHFTDIALLAGTAVSQDGGEQANMGLAVGDYLHTGRTSVAITHFSDEYMALYRNDGDMSFTDSSYASGIAPGTIPYVGWGDGFFDFDNDGWLDFFMVNGHVYPQVDSIDIRPKYREPKLLFLNQHDGTFKNISNLAGPAIQVPQVSRGAAFGDLFNDGRIEVAVENLKGPPMILRPQDGPENHWISFELQGTKSNRLALNARVKITDGSLVQMGEVLSSGSYLSQNDLRIHFGLAAATKVDSIEIYWPSGTVDNLKDLSADKFYSVLEGKGIVPAEQIRPVSGSTLQRGQTNVTGVEVAPVTSIRH; this is encoded by the coding sequence ATGCATAGATATTTTGGGACCGCAATTTGTTCAGTGCTGGGCATTTTTTTTCTCAGCGCGGTTCTGCTCTTCTCGCAAGATTCCGCGGGCCAGCAGTCAAAACTGCCCGGCAAGAAAACCCTCTCCTCGGCCCCGGCGGCTGTCGAGGAACGGAAGCCAGAGCCTTCGGAGCCCTCTGCCTCCTTCCCTCAACTGATAGACATCACTGCTTCGACGGGCATCAATTTCGATCACCTTTCAAGCCCCGAACAGAAGTACATCGTGGAATCCATGAGCGGAGGTGTCGCCCTCATTGATTATGACCGGGACGGCTGGCCCGATATCTACTTCACCAACGCACAAAGTGTCGACATGGCACTCGCGGGTAAAAAGGCCCGCAGCGCGCTCTATCACAACAACCACGATGGAACATTCACCGATGTCACCGAGAAAGCAGGAGTCGGTTATCCGTGCTGGGCGATGGGTGCGACCGTCGGTGACTATAACAATGATGGCTGGCCGGATTTGCTGGTCACCTGTTTCGGGGGAATCGTTTTATATCGCAACAATGGCGATGGGACCTTCACGGATGTAACCAGGCAAGCAGGCCTGAGTAGTGATTCCGGATGGGCTACAGGCGCGGCCTTTGGGGATTATGACAATGATGGGTATGTGGACTTATTTATCTCGCATTATGTAGATCTCAACCTGAGTAATCTTCCCACCTTCGGCTCCAGCAAAACCTGTAAATATCATGGCATTGATGTGCAATGCGGTCCTCGAGGTCTCAAAGGCTCTCCCGATAACCTGTATCACAATAACCGGGATGGCACATTCACCGATGTGTCGAAGAAAGCGGGAGTGGATGATTCGGAAAATCGTTTTGGATTGACCGCTGTATGGGCAGACTTCAATAACGACGGCCGTTTGGATCTCTTCGTCACCAATGATGGCCAGCCGAACTATCTTTACCGCAACGACGGCAACGGGCACTTTACTGACATCGCCCTCCTGGCAGGCACAGCGGTTAGTCAGGATGGAGGTGAGCAGGCCAACATGGGTCTGGCTGTGGGTGATTACCTGCACACTGGCCGTACTTCTGTTGCGATTACCCACTTCAGTGATGAGTATATGGCTCTATATCGCAACGATGGAGACATGAGTTTTACCGATTCCTCGTACGCATCGGGAATCGCGCCCGGCACAATTCCCTATGTTGGCTGGGGAGATGGATTCTTTGACTTTGACAACGATGGCTGGCTGGACTTCTTCATGGTCAATGGCCATGTCTATCCTCAAGTAGACAGCATCGATATTCGCCCGAAATATCGCGAGCCCAAACTCTTGTTCTTGAACCAGCACGATGGCACCTTCAAGAACATTAGTAACTTGGCCGGGCCTGCAATTCAAGTTCCGCAAGTAAGCCGTGGAGCAGCTTTTGGTGACCTGTTCAACGATGGGCGAATCGAAGTTGCTGTTGAAAACTTGAAAGGGCCGCCAATGATTCTGCGCCCCCAGGATGGCCCCGAAAATCATTGGATCAGCTTTGAACTGCAGGGAACGAAGAGCAATCGGTTGGCGCTAAACGCACGGGTAAAGATTACGGATGGGAGCCTGGTTCAGATGGGTGAGGTTCTCAGCAGTGGAAGCTATCTTTCTCAAAACGATCTTCGCATTCATTTCGGATTGGCTGCTGCAACAAAAGTCGATTCTATCGAGATCTATTGGCCATCCGGAACGGTGGACAACTTGAAGGATCTTTCGGCGGATAAGTTCTACAGTGTACTAGAAGGAAAAGGAATCGTTCCCGCGGAGCAGATTCGACCTGTATCAGGGAGTACCTTGCAGAGAGGACAAACTAATGTCACCGGGGTTGAGGTTGCCCCAGTGACAAGCATCCGCCACTGA
- a CDS encoding sigma-54 dependent transcriptional regulator, giving the protein MAANSLISASLEHPPIELLNLLILDDERAVREGCREAAVSLGYQTFIAENAETAYKLLETHAIDVVMLDLKFPGSSGFESLREIKRRRPQAEVIVISSNSSLESGMQAMRYGAYDYVTKPFDLDELKLLLERVAGHVKLASENRLLRQKIKSKEGLGNIIGRAPEMEKLYRFICKAASSSYPVLIHGESGTGKELVARSIHFSGPNQDKPFIPVDCGSLVPTLIESELFGYVKGAFTGANRSKEGLLSLANGGTVFLDEIGELGTDLQVKLLRALQEKEIRPVGATRPLPINVRILAATNRNLDAAVEQGSFRRDLYFRLNVLSLRIPPLRERKQDIPLLVGHFLDRLSRLTGAERIISDEAIKIMLAYDWPGNVRELENCLERASAMSSGPLIHSGDLPTALQNSMRQQASVDMRQTTIIPIAQLEREAILNALRQLKGDKLEAAKKLGMGKTTLYRKIREYHLEDFGIRM; this is encoded by the coding sequence ATGGCCGCCAATTCATTGATCTCCGCAAGCCTTGAGCATCCACCGATCGAGCTGTTGAATCTGCTGATCCTTGACGATGAGCGCGCGGTACGTGAGGGATGCCGGGAAGCTGCTGTCTCACTGGGCTATCAGACGTTTATCGCTGAAAACGCCGAAACCGCTTATAAGTTGCTGGAAACCCACGCAATTGATGTGGTCATGCTCGACCTCAAGTTCCCGGGCAGCAGCGGTTTCGAGTCATTGCGCGAGATCAAACGCCGCCGGCCGCAGGCCGAGGTGATCGTGATCAGCAGCAACTCATCCCTGGAATCGGGGATGCAGGCCATGAGATACGGTGCCTACGATTACGTGACCAAGCCTTTTGACCTGGATGAATTAAAGCTGCTGCTGGAACGCGTTGCAGGCCACGTGAAGCTGGCAAGTGAAAACCGTCTGCTGCGTCAGAAGATCAAATCGAAAGAAGGATTGGGCAATATTATTGGCCGCGCGCCAGAGATGGAGAAGTTGTACCGCTTTATCTGCAAGGCGGCCAGCAGCTCGTACCCGGTGTTGATCCATGGTGAGAGCGGCACGGGCAAAGAGCTGGTAGCGCGGTCCATCCACTTTTCCGGACCGAATCAGGATAAGCCCTTCATCCCGGTAGATTGCGGGTCGCTGGTGCCAACCTTGATCGAGAGCGAGCTGTTTGGCTACGTCAAAGGAGCTTTTACCGGAGCGAACCGGTCCAAAGAAGGATTGCTTTCTCTGGCCAACGGCGGAACGGTTTTTCTGGATGAAATCGGCGAGTTAGGCACGGATTTGCAGGTAAAACTATTGCGCGCTTTGCAGGAAAAAGAGATTCGGCCGGTAGGGGCAACACGGCCTCTCCCTATCAATGTTCGAATTCTGGCCGCCACCAACCGTAATTTGGATGCTGCAGTTGAGCAGGGAAGCTTCCGCAGAGATTTATATTTCCGTTTGAATGTGCTTTCCCTGCGCATTCCGCCTCTGCGGGAACGCAAGCAGGATATTCCGTTGCTCGTCGGGCATTTTCTGGACCGCCTCTCACGCCTTACGGGCGCGGAACGAATTATCAGCGACGAAGCCATAAAGATCATGCTGGCCTACGATTGGCCGGGCAATGTACGCGAGCTGGAGAATTGTCTGGAACGCGCCAGCGCCATGAGTTCTGGCCCGCTTATCCACTCGGGCGATCTGCCCACTGCGCTGCAGAATTCGATGCGGCAACAGGCTTCTGTAGACATGCGCCAGACCACGATCATCCCGATAGCGCAACTGGAGCGGGAGGCGATTCTTAACGCCCTGCGCCAACTCAAGGGCGACAAGCTTGAAGCCGCCAAGAAACTTGGGATGGGCAAAACTACACTGTATCGTAAGATCAGAGAGTACCACTTGGAAGACTTCGGGATCAGAATGTGA
- a CDS encoding dihydrodipicolinate synthase family protein has product MLLNGIFAAITTPFYQDGKIYFRKIEHNVDRYSRTPIAGIAVLGSTGEAVMLSGEERREVLREARNAAANHTVLLAGVGAESAIATLALAEYAASLSYDAVLIRPPHYYKPQMKPENILAFYRFVADRSPLPVVLYNAPVFTGYDMPVEIITQLAEHANIIGIKESGGSLEKIERLVQSTSHVQYEVLVTEVFTAVTARMQAEEKAPENVVLVESLSATTTAVVAKSKLKTRTRNAGFQVLCGSAHQLLNALEKGAVGALIAFATVAPTACFEVYTAWKDRDPKLAEEKQQRIAAASQRIVGQLGIPGIKYGLDLNGYYGGPPRLPLLPVTADTKQEIEKLLADIRN; this is encoded by the coding sequence GTGTTACTGAACGGAATCTTCGCCGCTATCACGACGCCTTTTTATCAGGACGGGAAAATTTATTTCCGCAAGATTGAGCACAACGTGGACCGCTATTCGCGCACGCCGATCGCTGGCATTGCGGTGCTGGGCTCGACTGGCGAGGCGGTCATGCTATCTGGCGAGGAGCGTCGTGAAGTCCTGCGTGAAGCCCGCAACGCTGCTGCTAATCACACCGTGCTTCTCGCCGGCGTGGGTGCTGAGTCGGCCATTGCCACGCTCGCATTGGCTGAGTATGCCGCTTCTCTCAGCTACGACGCGGTACTAATACGTCCGCCGCATTACTACAAACCACAGATGAAGCCAGAAAATATTCTGGCTTTCTATCGCTTTGTCGCTGACCGCTCACCGCTGCCGGTGGTCCTCTATAACGCCCCGGTGTTTACCGGATACGACATGCCAGTGGAAATCATCACGCAGTTGGCAGAGCACGCGAACATCATTGGCATCAAGGAATCGGGTGGGAGCCTGGAAAAAATCGAGCGCCTGGTGCAAAGCACGAGCCATGTGCAGTACGAAGTTCTGGTGACCGAAGTATTTACCGCAGTGACGGCCCGCATGCAGGCAGAGGAAAAAGCGCCCGAAAATGTAGTTCTCGTGGAATCTTTATCGGCCACGACGACTGCGGTCGTAGCCAAATCGAAGCTCAAGACCCGCACCAGGAATGCCGGCTTCCAGGTGCTCTGCGGCTCTGCGCACCAGTTACTGAATGCTCTGGAAAAAGGTGCGGTCGGCGCGCTTATTGCTTTTGCCACCGTTGCGCCTACCGCATGCTTCGAAGTTTATACCGCATGGAAAGACCGCGACCCGAAGCTGGCTGAAGAGAAACAACAACGCATCGCTGCTGCATCGCAAAGAATCGTTGGCCAGTTAGGCATTCCTGGAATCAAATACGGACTTGATCTCAATGGATACTACGGTGGACCTCCGCGGCTGCCGCTGTTGCCGGTTACGGCTGACACCAAACAGGAAATAGAGAAGCTGTTGGCAGATATAAGAAATTAA
- a CDS encoding membrane dipeptidase: MQRRNFLKTIAGAAGASITAPYLNFSQFQLFADSTENYSTRCIDLVHRSLVIDMLSQFKLGAFPDVIPDKNKPTATWWSHPETFTAADLARYKESSINVFHIGWGTGQLQPYEDAKKVLSAWDGFITHFSHDFLRVARVDDFAHLKRENKIGIILGFQGADHFRKTEDIAEFYALGQRVSQLTYNVRNAIGSGYQDVDTGLTPFGIDVVASMNRTGMAIDLSHCGPHTSLDTYRLSTRPVLVTHANCRALDPHPRNKTDEAIKKLAATGGVIGITGVRQLVRASEPMTIENVLDHFDHVARLVGVEHVGVGSDIDLDGYDKLPPGLKRKMLTGYKNDQTFHGEIEGLNHPKRMFDLTEGLIRRKYSDADIGKILGGNFARALGQIWM, translated from the coding sequence ATGCAACGCAGGAACTTTCTCAAGACAATCGCCGGAGCGGCCGGAGCCTCGATAACGGCGCCGTATTTAAATTTTTCACAATTCCAGCTTTTTGCGGATTCCACAGAAAATTACTCTACCCGTTGTATTGACCTAGTTCATCGCTCCCTGGTGATTGATATGCTCAGCCAGTTTAAGCTGGGCGCTTTTCCGGATGTCATCCCTGATAAAAATAAGCCTACGGCGACCTGGTGGTCGCATCCGGAGACGTTTACTGCGGCCGACCTTGCGCGCTACAAGGAATCCTCCATCAACGTCTTTCACATTGGTTGGGGTACAGGACAGCTACAGCCTTATGAAGACGCAAAGAAAGTCCTGTCAGCATGGGATGGGTTCATCACCCACTTCAGCCACGACTTTCTGCGGGTAGCACGCGTAGACGATTTTGCGCACCTGAAGCGCGAAAACAAGATCGGCATCATTTTGGGATTTCAGGGTGCTGATCATTTCCGCAAAACGGAAGACATCGCGGAATTCTATGCCCTGGGCCAGCGCGTCTCGCAGCTCACCTATAACGTGCGCAACGCGATTGGCAGCGGATACCAGGACGTGGATACGGGGCTTACCCCGTTCGGCATTGACGTGGTGGCAAGCATGAACCGGACTGGCATGGCGATTGATCTCTCGCACTGCGGACCGCACACGTCGCTCGATACCTACCGGCTCTCGACGCGTCCCGTGCTGGTGACCCATGCCAATTGCCGTGCGTTGGATCCTCACCCCCGCAATAAGACCGATGAGGCCATCAAGAAATTGGCGGCCACCGGAGGCGTGATAGGCATCACCGGCGTACGCCAACTGGTGCGCGCCAGCGAGCCGATGACAATCGAAAACGTTCTCGACCACTTTGACCACGTCGCTCGACTCGTAGGCGTGGAGCACGTAGGCGTAGGCAGCGATATTGACCTCGACGGCTATGACAAGCTTCCGCCCGGGCTTAAAAGGAAGATGTTGACTGGCTACAAGAATGATCAGACTTTTCACGGAGAGATTGAGGGCTTGAACCATCCTAAGCGTATGTTTGATTTGACTGAGGGGCTGATTCGGCGCAAATACTCCGACGCAGACATTGGGAAAATTCTAGGCGGAAATTTTGCCCGGGCGCTGGGGCAAATTTGGATGTAG
- a CDS encoding DUF6585 family protein, whose amino-acid sequence MFITPPEKTYTYSTGWKVIAWMPLVAVGLIAAAGVAPDFQNLLQPGWIIALAATAALSVFWWLYLSRSLISVHNEGITRSGLFGAKDIRWDQIQETRYAQTTTAQSVGVHFGLIGILIAAAASRKSDASKATQNLKVVSQDGTAISVGNFIQNHRELMLTILGRVNLRLLNDFRSRIKQGIPVEFGKLQLSMEGVRWGSKGPLPYQQIETTGVFGSSFRIKSAGKWMSFLSVRTSKVPNLFVAIDLIDEFKNGSTKSQVQQLSFALAI is encoded by the coding sequence ATGTTTATTACACCGCCGGAAAAGACCTATACCTATTCAACGGGTTGGAAGGTAATCGCATGGATGCCGCTGGTAGCGGTGGGCTTGATCGCTGCCGCCGGCGTGGCACCTGATTTCCAGAATCTGTTGCAGCCGGGCTGGATCATCGCGCTCGCGGCAACTGCGGCGCTCTCGGTTTTCTGGTGGTTGTATCTCTCACGCAGTCTTATTTCCGTTCACAATGAGGGAATTACGCGCTCCGGTCTGTTCGGAGCGAAGGACATTCGCTGGGATCAAATCCAGGAGACTCGGTATGCACAAACCACCACGGCCCAGAGCGTGGGCGTGCATTTTGGTTTGATCGGAATTCTGATTGCGGCCGCCGCCAGCCGTAAATCCGATGCCTCTAAGGCAACACAAAATCTGAAGGTGGTTTCCCAGGATGGGACGGCCATCAGTGTCGGTAATTTTATTCAAAATCACCGTGAGCTGATGCTGACGATTCTTGGGCGGGTGAATCTGCGCTTGCTGAACGACTTTCGCTCGCGCATCAAGCAGGGCATTCCTGTGGAGTTCGGCAAGCTACAACTTTCAATGGAAGGCGTGCGCTGGGGCAGCAAAGGCCCGTTGCCTTACCAGCAAATTGAGACGACCGGCGTCTTTGGGTCGAGCTTTCGCATCAAATCTGCCGGTAAATGGATGAGTTTTCTTTCAGTCCGGACCTCCAAGGTGCCGAATTTGTTTGTCGCTATAGACCTGATTGATGAGTTCAAGAACGGCAGCACGAAATCTCAGGTGCAACAACTTTCTTTTGCTCTAGCCATATAA
- the carB gene encoding carbamoyl-phosphate synthase large subunit, producing MPRRTDLSKILIIGSGPIIIGQSAEFDYSGAQACKALKSEGYEVVLVNSNPATIMTDPEMADRTYIEPLTRTYVEEIIRIESEMCGGHGFALLPTVGGQTALNLAVELDDAGVLEKYNIELIGAKVRAINKAEDRLVFKDAMQKIGLDVPKSALVSNLKDGLDFSGKIGFPVIIRPSFTLGGSGGGIAYNREELLEIVTRGLDLSPVHQVLIEESVLGWKEYELEVMRDLADNVIIICSIENFDPMGVHTGDSITVAPAQTLTDREYQAMRDAAIKVIREIGVETGGSNIQFAVHPSTGRMTVIEMNPRVSRSSALASKATGFPIAKIAAKLAVGYRLDEITNDITRKTPACFEPTLDYVVVKIPKWQFEKFPGTDESLGPQMKSVGEVMAIGRTFKEALMKGLRSLESGKRSGVHKIEPRILTQRLVTPHPERLEYIRYALRQGFTVKELAKMTGIDPWFLYQLKEITDMQLELEKHPIESVPEAVVRQAKRMGISDPNLAETWRITNEKGSAEKIRHLRKKYGITPVYKHVDTCAAEFESFTPYLYSTYETEDEAKPTSKKKVIILGSGPNRIGQGIEFDYCCCHAAFALREDGYETIMVNCNPETVSTDYDTSDRLYFEPLTLEDVLAVYEHEAASGAWIGVNVQFGGQTPLNLALPLKAAGVPIIGTSPESIDLAEDRKRFGKLLEDLDIPQPPGAMATSVEEAVAGARKVQFPVLVRPSYVLGGRAMVIAYDEDTVIRYMKEAVEYSQERPVLVDHFLEDAIEVDVDALSDGEDVVIAGIMQHIEEAGIHSGDSSCVLPTVSIAPHLLDTMRDYTFKLARALKVIGLMNIQFAIQRDAVYVIEVNPRASRTVPYVSKATGVPLAKIAARMMTGRKLREFLPENIKHRSDLGTGSCYYVKSPVFPWNKFPGVDTVLGPEMKSTGEVMGVADNFGEAFAKAQLAAGQTLPRSGTVFVSVNERDKPHVMDMARRFFELGFKLVATHGTAEILENAGLIVDRVYKVKEGRPNVVDLIKGDRIHLIINTPYGPDPWFDEKAIRRAAVTHRIPTITTLAAALAAADGIASLQQGQISVRALQHLQAERLVAGH from the coding sequence ATGCCACGGCGCACTGATTTATCGAAGATACTGATCATAGGCTCTGGGCCGATCATCATAGGCCAATCGGCCGAGTTCGACTATTCCGGCGCGCAAGCCTGCAAGGCGTTGAAGTCGGAAGGCTATGAAGTGGTGCTGGTGAACTCCAATCCGGCCACGATCATGACCGACCCGGAGATGGCCGACCGCACGTACATCGAGCCGCTGACCCGAACATATGTGGAAGAGATCATCCGCATCGAGTCGGAGATGTGTGGTGGCCATGGCTTTGCGTTGCTGCCCACCGTGGGCGGCCAGACCGCGCTGAACCTGGCGGTTGAACTCGACGATGCCGGTGTGCTGGAAAAATACAACATTGAGCTGATCGGCGCCAAGGTTCGTGCCATTAACAAGGCCGAGGACCGCCTCGTCTTCAAAGACGCCATGCAGAAGATCGGCCTCGACGTTCCCAAATCGGCACTGGTTAGCAATTTGAAAGACGGCTTGGATTTCAGCGGCAAGATTGGGTTCCCAGTCATTATTCGTCCTTCATTTACCCTGGGAGGCTCGGGCGGCGGCATCGCCTACAACCGCGAAGAGCTTTTGGAAATTGTTACGCGCGGGCTTGATCTTTCTCCAGTGCACCAGGTCTTGATTGAAGAATCGGTGCTGGGATGGAAGGAATATGAGCTCGAGGTGATGCGTGACCTGGCAGACAACGTTATTATCATCTGCTCCATTGAGAACTTCGATCCCATGGGGGTGCACACCGGCGACTCGATCACTGTTGCCCCAGCGCAAACGCTCACCGATCGCGAATATCAGGCGATGCGCGATGCCGCGATCAAGGTCATCCGCGAGATTGGGGTCGAGACCGGCGGTTCGAACATTCAGTTTGCGGTTCATCCTTCCACCGGACGCATGACCGTCATCGAGATGAACCCGCGCGTCTCGCGTTCTTCGGCGCTGGCCTCGAAGGCGACGGGCTTCCCCATCGCCAAGATCGCAGCCAAGCTGGCCGTGGGCTATAGGCTCGATGAGATAACCAACGACATTACGCGTAAGACTCCTGCGTGTTTCGAGCCGACGCTCGATTATGTGGTGGTAAAAATCCCCAAGTGGCAGTTCGAGAAATTTCCCGGGACCGACGAGAGCCTGGGACCGCAGATGAAATCCGTGGGCGAAGTCATGGCCATCGGACGGACTTTCAAAGAAGCACTGATGAAGGGCTTGCGGTCGCTTGAAAGCGGCAAGCGTTCCGGGGTGCACAAAATCGAGCCACGTATTCTCACACAGAGGTTGGTCACGCCGCATCCGGAGCGCCTGGAATATATTCGCTATGCATTACGCCAGGGCTTTACTGTGAAAGAGCTGGCCAAGATGACCGGCATTGATCCGTGGTTTCTCTATCAGCTCAAGGAAATTACCGACATGCAGTTGGAACTGGAGAAGCATCCTATCGAATCTGTGCCTGAGGCGGTGGTGCGGCAGGCAAAGCGCATGGGAATCTCTGATCCCAATCTGGCGGAGACCTGGCGGATAACCAACGAAAAGGGTTCAGCCGAAAAAATCCGGCACCTGCGAAAGAAATACGGCATCACGCCGGTCTACAAGCACGTGGATACCTGCGCCGCCGAATTCGAGAGCTTCACCCCCTATTTGTATTCGACCTACGAGACGGAAGACGAAGCCAAGCCCACATCCAAAAAGAAGGTCATCATTCTGGGAAGCGGGCCCAACCGCATTGGGCAGGGAATTGAGTTCGATTATTGCTGCTGCCACGCGGCCTTCGCCCTGCGCGAAGATGGTTACGAGACCATCATGGTCAACTGCAATCCGGAGACGGTTTCCACGGATTACGATACCAGCGACCGCCTCTACTTTGAGCCGCTGACGCTGGAAGATGTATTGGCCGTATATGAGCACGAAGCTGCAAGCGGCGCATGGATCGGAGTCAACGTGCAGTTTGGCGGGCAGACGCCGCTCAACCTCGCGCTGCCCCTGAAAGCAGCAGGCGTACCCATCATCGGGACTTCACCGGAATCCATTGACCTGGCAGAAGACCGCAAACGCTTTGGCAAGCTGCTGGAAGATCTGGATATTCCGCAGCCGCCGGGAGCGATGGCTACCAGCGTAGAAGAGGCAGTCGCAGGGGCGCGTAAGGTCCAGTTTCCCGTTCTGGTACGCCCTTCCTACGTGCTCGGCGGGCGCGCTATGGTGATTGCTTATGACGAAGACACGGTCATCCGCTACATGAAAGAGGCGGTGGAGTATTCGCAGGAGCGCCCGGTGCTGGTGGACCACTTCCTGGAAGACGCAATCGAAGTTGATGTGGATGCGCTCTCCGACGGCGAAGACGTGGTGATTGCCGGGATCATGCAACACATTGAAGAGGCCGGCATCCACTCAGGAGATTCTTCGTGCGTGCTTCCCACAGTGAGCATTGCCCCGCATCTGCTCGATACCATGCGCGACTACACATTCAAGCTGGCACGCGCCCTGAAGGTGATTGGGCTGATGAATATCCAGTTTGCGATTCAACGCGATGCGGTTTATGTAATCGAGGTCAATCCGCGAGCATCGCGCACCGTGCCCTACGTATCCAAAGCCACAGGCGTGCCACTGGCCAAGATTGCTGCACGCATGATGACGGGGCGCAAGCTGCGCGAGTTCCTGCCGGAAAATATCAAGCACAGGTCCGATTTGGGAACGGGAAGCTGCTATTATGTGAAGTCGCCGGTGTTTCCGTGGAACAAATTTCCGGGAGTGGATACCGTCCTCGGTCCAGAGATGAAATCCACGGGCGAGGTCATGGGAGTCGCCGATAATTTCGGCGAAGCCTTCGCCAAAGCCCAACTTGCCGCCGGGCAAACTTTGCCGCGCAGCGGAACGGTCTTCGTGAGCGTGAACGAGCGCGACAAACCTCATGTCATGGATATGGCCAGACGATTTTTCGAGCTGGGATTCAAGCTGGTGGCAACCCACGGCACCGCAGAGATTCTGGAGAATGCCGGCCTCATTGTAGACCGCGTGTATAAGGTCAAGGAGGGAAGGCCGAACGTCGTGGACCTTATCAAAGGCGACCGAATTCACCTCATTATCAATACACCCTACGGTCCAGATCCGTGGTTCGATGAGAAAGCCATTCGCCGCGCAGCCGTAACGCATCGCATCCCGACCATCACTACGCTGGCTGCAGCTCTGGCCGCTGCCGATGGAATTGCCTCTTTGCAACAAGGGCAGATCAGTGTACGCGCGTTGCAGCATCTGCAGGCCGAACGGCTGGTTGCGGGACACTGA
- a CDS encoding nuclear transport factor 2 family protein, protein MYGFTSLWKTRIGRLTMIRQLSMKALLMIITLAMVTPLLAQNRSIGMQEEILKLEKEFGQAMIKNDVEAIGRILADDWIIIDPDGGVIDRSRFLSVIRSGALSHEAMDSDDIRVRIYGNTATVTALTTSKGKFMGQEFTTQERATDVFVMENGRWQCVLSQLTRFTKK, encoded by the coding sequence ATGTACGGCTTTACAAGTCTGTGGAAAACGCGGATCGGACGCTTGACGATGATTCGGCAACTTTCGATGAAAGCATTGTTGATGATCATCACGCTCGCGATGGTCACACCTCTTCTCGCGCAAAACAGGAGCATTGGAATGCAAGAAGAAATATTAAAACTGGAAAAAGAGTTCGGGCAGGCGATGATCAAGAATGATGTGGAAGCAATCGGGCGAATCCTGGCTGACGACTGGATTATCATCGACCCCGATGGTGGTGTAATTGACAGATCGCGTTTCCTCAGCGTGATCAGGTCAGGAGCCTTGAGCCATGAAGCAATGGATTCCGATGACATTCGAGTTCGCATCTACGGGAATACGGCTACCGTCACCGCGCTGACGACCAGCAAAGGCAAATTCATGGGGCAAGAGTTCACCACGCAAGAACGGGCGACAGATGTTTTTGTGATGGAAAATGGGCGATGGCAGTGCGTGCTTTCACAGCTAACCCGGTTCACTAAGAAGTAA
- a CDS encoding carboxypeptidase-like regulatory domain-containing protein — protein sequence MRRGIIAIVLLIPLSAVVFASCVPAPPGEIEAARGVLVNFSNQPLASAQIRFFAATQRPNTQTWRRTARALISVSTDSQGAFDLSTITPGTYFLEVKAPGLERTLLATITPRSKDASHEIRVRLLGVECNAFEVTRL from the coding sequence ATGAGGCGGGGAATCATAGCGATAGTCTTGTTGATTCCACTTTCCGCCGTTGTTTTTGCCAGTTGCGTGCCCGCGCCGCCGGGGGAAATCGAGGCGGCACGCGGAGTGCTGGTCAATTTTTCTAACCAGCCGCTGGCCAGTGCTCAGATTAGATTTTTCGCCGCGACCCAGCGCCCCAACACACAGACGTGGCGCAGAACTGCTAGGGCCCTGATTTCTGTCTCTACCGACTCTCAGGGCGCATTTGATCTTTCAACCATTACACCAGGAACTTACTTTCTGGAAGTCAAGGCCCCGGGATTAGAGAGGACCTTGCTGGCAACGATCACTCCGCGCTCCAAAGACGCAAGTCACGAGATTCGGGTCAGATTGTTGGGAGTTGAGTGCAATGCTTTTGAGGTGACAAGGTTGTGA